Proteins from a single region of Flavobacterium sp. YJ01:
- a CDS encoding response regulator, with product MPQKQNWEKIIYLAEDDEDDRLLFADAVEELNLPILVVQTADGCELLETLEKAKHLPETIFLDINMPRKNGFECLKEIRNGGSDFKNIKIIMLSTSSSAMHIRTAYNLGADYYAVKPPTFMELKDLLKGILDRDLKSLRKEMEKKLPAC from the coding sequence ATGCCACAAAAGCAGAATTGGGAGAAGATTATTTATCTTGCTGAAGATGACGAAGATGACAGACTGCTGTTTGCTGATGCAGTCGAAGAATTAAACCTGCCCATTTTGGTAGTGCAGACGGCAGACGGCTGCGAACTGCTGGAAACCCTTGAAAAGGCGAAGCATCTTCCTGAAACGATATTTCTGGATATCAATATGCCCCGAAAAAACGGATTTGAATGCCTTAAAGAAATTCGAAACGGCGGCAGCGATTTCAAAAATATAAAGATTATCATGCTGTCCACCAGCAGCAGTGCGATGCATATCCGGACCGCCTATAATCTCGGGGCGGATTATTATGCCGTAAAACCGCCTACCTTTATGGAATTAAAAGATCTTTTAAAAGGGATTTTGGACAGGGACCTTAAGAGCTTAAGAAAAGAGATGGAAAAAAAACTTCCAGCCTGCTAA
- the dinB gene encoding DNA polymerase IV produces the protein MNRAIVHIDMNTFFVSCERLTNSELTGIPLIIGGGERGVVASCSYEARRFGVRSAMPIQMALRLCPQAKVMKGDMELYSRLSHDVTEIIQEKAPVVEKASIDEFYLDITGMDRFYGSYKWTDELAQRITKETGLPLTFALSINKTVSKIGTGEGKQKQNLEIPEHLVQSFLNPLSVRKIPMVGDKTFQLLSRIGIRTIKTLSEMPAEALQRMIGQNGIELWKKANGIDNNPVEPYTERKSISTEHTFSQDTIDMDKLGRVILGMVEKLSYQLRSEQWLTSTVTVKIRYANFDTETKQCRVQYTSADHILTQTAMDLFGRLYQRRMRLRLIGVRFSGLVRGTYQIDLFNDTQEMLALYQAMDRMKNRYGFDAVMRCAGASFKPNTKDEILKRKK, from the coding sequence ATGAACCGGGCTATTGTACACATTGACATGAACACCTTTTTCGTCTCCTGCGAAAGGCTTACTAATTCAGAGCTTACTGGGATTCCGCTGATTATCGGCGGGGGCGAGCGGGGCGTTGTGGCTTCCTGCTCCTATGAGGCGCGCCGTTTCGGGGTGCGTTCGGCAATGCCCATCCAGATGGCGCTCAGGTTATGTCCGCAGGCCAAGGTTATGAAAGGCGATATGGAACTCTATTCAAGGCTCTCCCATGACGTTACCGAAATCATTCAGGAGAAAGCCCCTGTGGTGGAAAAGGCCTCTATTGATGAATTTTATCTTGACATCACCGGAATGGACAGATTCTACGGAAGCTACAAGTGGACCGATGAGCTGGCGCAGCGCATCACAAAGGAAACCGGCCTTCCCCTCACCTTTGCCCTTTCCATCAATAAAACGGTATCGAAGATCGGAACAGGTGAAGGAAAACAGAAACAGAACCTGGAGATCCCGGAGCATCTGGTGCAGTCTTTTTTAAACCCGCTCTCAGTGCGGAAAATACCGATGGTGGGCGATAAAACCTTCCAGCTCTTATCCCGAATCGGCATACGTACCATTAAGACCCTTTCTGAAATGCCAGCCGAAGCGCTCCAGCGCATGATCGGCCAGAACGGCATTGAACTCTGGAAAAAAGCCAATGGCATTGACAACAACCCCGTGGAACCGTATACCGAAAGAAAGTCGATTTCCACCGAGCATACTTTTTCACAGGATACCATCGACATGGATAAACTGGGAAGGGTTATCCTTGGTATGGTCGAGAAGCTTTCGTATCAGCTGCGCTCCGAGCAGTGGCTCACCTCAACGGTTACGGTCAAGATCCGGTATGCCAACTTTGATACAGAAACAAAGCAGTGCAGGGTGCAGTATACCTCAGCAGATCATATCCTGACCCAGACCGCAATGGATCTTTTTGGCAGGCTCTACCAGCGCCGGATGCGCCTGCGCTTGATTGGGGTGCGTTTCAGCGGACTGGTGCGGGGAACCTATCAGATCGACCTGTTTAACGATACCCAGGAAATGCTGGCGCTCTACCAGGCTATGGACCGGATGAAAAACCGTTACGGTTTTGATGCGGTGATGCGCTGCGCCGGTGCTTCCTTTAAGCCCAATACCAAAGACGAAATCTTAAAACGTAAAAAATAA